A window from gamma proteobacterium SS-5 encodes these proteins:
- a CDS encoding adenylyltransferase/cytidyltransferase family protein — protein sequence MIKGYTAGVFDMFHIGHLNILSAAKKCCDYLIVGVTTDELAIKRKGISPYIPYSERSSIVSAIRYVDKTVPQTSYNKMDAWNRYKFDVMFVGDDWQGTETWSQIELDFKSIGVEIKYLPYTTHVSSTKLRSLLDMALQYEV from the coding sequence ATGATAAAAGGCTACACTGCTGGCGTATTCGATATGTTTCATATTGGTCATTTAAATATCCTAAGCGCAGCTAAGAAATGCTGTGATTATTTGATCGTAGGGGTCACAACTGACGAACTAGCAATTAAGCGCAAGGGCATTTCTCCTTACATTCCTTATTCCGAGCGCTCATCTATTGTTTCTGCAATACGATATGTCGATAAGACCGTACCACAAACTAGTTACAATAAGATGGATGCTTGGAATAGATACAAGTTTGATGTGATGTTTGTCGGCGATGATTGGCAAGGGACAGAAACATGGAGCCAAATCGAACTTGATTTCAAGTCCATTGGTGTAGAAATTAAATATTTGCCATACACTACACACGTTTCTTCGACTAAATTACGTTCTCTTCTTGATATGGCATTACAGTATGAAGTATGA
- a CDS encoding NAD-dependent epimerase/dehydratase family protein, whose translation MMLANKKVLITGGAGFIGSHLARRLVDLGADVTLVDSLIPEYGGNLHNLHGIDGAVRLNISDVRDPHSMRYLVQGIDLVFNLAGQTSHMDSMQDPFTDLDINSQAQLSILEALRHNNPTAPVVFASTRQLYGRPEYLPVNEKHPQRPVDVNGINKIAGESYHLLYHSVYGIPTCALRLTNTYGPGMRIKDARQTFVGVWMRRLLEGKPFEVWGGEQLRDFNYVGDVVDAFLAAALDPTAWGRVFNLGSSEVVSLAELARLLVEVNGGGEYVVREFPPDRKKIDIGDYYTDFALIRRELGWEPRISLREGLQHTLDYFRAHGEHYL comes from the coding sequence ATGATGTTAGCGAATAAGAAAGTATTGATTACCGGGGGGGCTGGGTTCATCGGTTCTCATCTCGCACGCCGCCTAGTCGATTTGGGTGCTGATGTCACTTTGGTCGACTCACTGATTCCCGAGTATGGCGGCAATCTGCATAACTTGCACGGCATCGATGGGGCTGTACGCCTGAACATCTCGGATGTGCGCGACCCTCACAGTATGCGCTACCTCGTCCAGGGGATTGATCTTGTCTTTAATTTGGCAGGACAGACGAGCCATATGGATTCGATGCAGGATCCCTTTACCGATCTAGACATCAACAGCCAAGCGCAACTTTCTATCCTGGAGGCTTTACGTCACAACAATCCAACTGCACCTGTGGTATTTGCCAGTACTCGCCAGCTCTACGGACGACCGGAATACCTTCCAGTGAACGAGAAGCACCCGCAGCGCCCCGTTGATGTGAATGGCATCAACAAGATTGCGGGCGAGAGCTATCATCTGCTCTACCACTCTGTCTACGGCATTCCTACCTGCGCCCTACGACTTACTAATACCTATGGCCCGGGCATGCGCATCAAAGATGCGAGGCAGACTTTTGTTGGTGTTTGGATGCGCAGATTGCTTGAAGGTAAGCCTTTTGAGGTTTGGGGGGGTGAGCAGTTGCGTGACTTCAACTATGTGGGTGATGTTGTCGATGCCTTCCTAGCCGCAGCCTTGGATCCTACCGCCTGGGGACGAGTGTTCAACCTGGGTTCCTCTGAAGTTGTGAGTCTGGCGGAGTTGGCGCGCCTATTGGTCGAGGTGAATGGCGGTGGCGAGTACGTTGTGCGCGAGTTTCCTCCAGATCGCAAGAAGATCGATATCGGTGACTACTATACTGACTTTGCTCTGATTCGGCGCGAGCTTGGCTGGGAACCCCGAATCAGCCTGCGCGAAGGTCTGCAACACACTCTCGATTATTTCCGCGCACACGGAGAGCATTACCTGTGA
- a CDS encoding ABC transporter ATP-binding protein, with translation MPPKPSVTVQIRNPLRDIPHYLGVFQIYLGGRMYLVFALTLVAALAEGVGLLMLLPLLQGLGGSGLGQAGQAPLAEGGSHSSGIALWLNELLASLGLADSTLAVLLIITAAFIVKGIITFGALGYAAYLRGKLLREVKGRLFEHYSRMSYAYYASRDTGHFINLINAQINLMLAAFGALSQLGAKLINTLIYLALAFLVAWRFGLMALLLGIVLLMLFRWLNVSVRQLSRKAAQENGRLAKYLIQTLHAFKYLTATGQMPKLKRSITASISRLTGYEMRRGIADAFTRSVSEPIAVVFIMLIVMAQLLYFQQPLAPILVSIVLFYRAINSILSMQQNWQGTLDHIGSLELLHNEFTNLQQHQTADGERHLGPFSQGIQLKNLHFSYAPKLGHVLQDISLHIPAQSAVALVGESGAGKSTLVDLLSLTLKPSHGQILIDGIPGDQIQTTSWRQQIGYVSQETVVFDDSIANNICLWQGDPSQDPALLGQIQAAARQAHIAHFIETLPEGYHSLVGDRGVRLSGGQRQRLFIARELFRQPRLLILDEATSALDSESEQAIQQSIDALKGKITLVIIAHRLSTIRDVDRIYVFDQGHLYEQGSYEELRARPDSRFAKLVALQKL, from the coding sequence ATGCCACCTAAACCCTCTGTCACCGTACAAATCCGCAACCCCCTGCGCGACATCCCGCACTACCTCGGCGTCTTTCAGATCTACCTGGGTGGGCGCATGTACCTGGTCTTTGCGCTGACTTTGGTGGCCGCCTTGGCAGAAGGGGTAGGTTTACTCATGCTACTGCCCCTGCTGCAAGGCCTCGGTGGCAGCGGCCTGGGCCAGGCGGGCCAAGCGCCATTGGCAGAAGGCGGCAGCCACAGTAGCGGCATCGCGCTTTGGCTAAACGAACTGCTAGCCAGCCTCGGCCTGGCGGACTCAACGCTGGCCGTACTGCTCATCATCACTGCCGCCTTCATCGTCAAGGGCATCATCACCTTCGGCGCCCTGGGCTATGCTGCCTACCTGCGCGGCAAATTGCTCCGTGAAGTCAAAGGCCGGCTGTTCGAGCACTACAGCCGCATGAGCTACGCCTATTACGCCAGCCGCGACACCGGGCACTTCATCAACCTCATCAACGCCCAAATCAACCTCATGCTGGCTGCCTTTGGCGCGCTGAGCCAACTGGGCGCCAAGCTGATCAACACCCTGATTTACCTCGCGCTGGCGTTTCTCGTCGCCTGGCGCTTCGGCCTCATGGCCTTGTTGCTGGGCATTGTCCTGCTCATGCTGTTCCGCTGGCTCAATGTCTCTGTGCGGCAACTCTCGCGCAAAGCCGCCCAAGAGAACGGTCGCTTGGCCAAATACCTCATCCAGACCCTGCACGCCTTCAAATACCTGACGGCAACGGGACAAATGCCCAAGCTCAAGCGCAGCATCACCGCCTCCATCAGCCGCCTGACCGGCTACGAAATGCGACGCGGCATAGCCGATGCCTTCACCCGCTCCGTCAGCGAACCCATTGCCGTAGTCTTCATCATGCTGATCGTCATGGCCCAACTGCTCTACTTCCAGCAGCCCCTGGCACCCATTCTGGTCTCCATCGTCCTGTTTTACCGGGCCATCAACAGCATCCTGAGCATGCAGCAGAACTGGCAAGGCACCCTGGACCACATCGGCAGCTTGGAATTACTGCACAACGAATTCACCAACCTGCAGCAGCACCAGACCGCCGACGGCGAGCGCCACCTGGGCCCCTTCAGCCAAGGCATCCAGCTGAAAAATCTCCATTTCAGCTATGCGCCCAAGCTCGGGCATGTGCTGCAAGACATCAGCCTGCACATACCCGCGCAGAGCGCCGTCGCCCTGGTGGGAGAATCCGGAGCCGGCAAATCCACCCTGGTGGACCTGCTCAGCCTCACCCTCAAACCCAGCCATGGACAAATCCTGATCGACGGCATACCAGGCGACCAGATCCAAACAACCAGCTGGCGCCAACAAATAGGCTACGTCTCCCAAGAAACCGTGGTGTTCGACGACAGCATCGCCAACAACATCTGCCTCTGGCAGGGCGACCCCAGCCAAGACCCCGCATTGCTGGGGCAGATACAGGCAGCCGCCCGCCAAGCCCACATCGCACACTTCATCGAAACCCTGCCCGAAGGCTACCACAGCCTGGTGGGTGATCGCGGCGTGCGCCTATCCGGCGGACAGCGCCAGCGCCTGTTCATCGCCCGAGAGCTATTTCGACAACCCAGGCTACTGATACTGGACGAGGCCACCAGCGCGCTGGACTCCGAATCCGAACAGGCCATACAGCAAAGCATCGATGCCCTCAAAGGCAAGATCACCCTAGTCATCATTGCCCACCGCCTGTCGACCATTCGCGATGTGGACCGCATCTATGTCTTTGACCAAGGGCACCTGTACGAACAAGGTAGCTACGAGGAACTGCGCGCAAGGCCAGATTCCCGCTTTGCCAAGCTCGTCGCGTTGCAGAAATTATGA
- a CDS encoding AbrB/MazE/SpoVT family DNA-binding domain-containing protein produces MTTATLTTKGQITIPKEIRERLMLHIGDKLDFQLTERGEVLLKPVTRRVNEVFGRLGKAGQKALTAAEMDAAIQQRIADRQA; encoded by the coding sequence ATGACCACTGCAACGCTCACAACCAAAGGCCAGATCACCATCCCCAAGGAAATCCGCGAGCGGCTGATGCTGCACATCGGCGACAAGCTCGACTTCCAGCTCACCGAGCGCGGTGAAGTATTGTTGAAGCCGGTTACGCGTCGTGTTAACGAAGTCTTTGGGCGGCTAGGCAAAGCAGGGCAAAAGGCTCTGACAGCCGCAGAGATGGATGCAGCAATCCAACAGCGGATCGCCGACCGCCAAGCATGA
- a CDS encoding nucleotidyltransferase family protein, translating into MKPSEALELNRAAVRQVVESHRARNPRVFGSVVHGEDTDASDLDILIDPTDETTLFDIGAIRHELLNLLGVPVDVVTPKALPEKLRAMVLAEARPL; encoded by the coding sequence ATGAAACCATCTGAAGCACTAGAGTTGAACCGAGCAGCAGTTCGGCAAGTGGTCGAATCCCACCGCGCCCGCAATCCCCGTGTGTTTGGGTCAGTGGTACATGGCGAGGATACCGACGCTAGTGACTTGGATATTCTTATCGACCCGACGGATGAAACCACCCTGTTCGACATCGGTGCCATTCGGCATGAGCTGCTGAATCTTCTTGGTGTGCCAGTGGATGTCGTCACCCCCAAGGCCTTGCCGGAAAAGTTAAGGGCCATGGTGCTTGCAGAGGCCCGCCCGTTATGA
- a CDS encoding UPF0175 family protein gives MQNTIEITCPQEILLGLRLDADQFADLIKEEAAVALFREGRLSSGMAASWLGVPRAHFLLKAMRAGANLLENNEDDFLRETSLL, from the coding sequence ATGCAAAACACCATTGAAATAACCTGTCCGCAAGAAATTTTGCTGGGCTTGCGCCTGGATGCAGATCAATTTGCCGACCTTATCAAGGAAGAAGCTGCTGTGGCTCTATTTCGTGAGGGGCGCCTATCGTCGGGCATGGCCGCTAGTTGGCTTGGCGTTCCGCGGGCCCATTTTCTTCTCAAGGCCATGCGGGCAGGCGCAAATCTGCTTGAAAACAACGAGGATGATTTTCTTAGGGAGACTTCCTTGCTGTGA
- a CDS encoding DUF433 domain-containing protein, translating into MIDRITLDPAICHGKPCIRGLRYPVENVLEWLAGGMSIEDILLDYEDLEREDILAALSYAARQTHIKRLEPLAA; encoded by the coding sequence ATGATTGATCGAATTACTCTTGACCCTGCCATTTGTCATGGTAAGCCCTGCATTCGCGGCTTGCGCTACCCCGTAGAAAATGTATTGGAATGGCTTGCCGGAGGTATGAGCATAGAAGATATTTTGCTCGACTATGAAGATTTGGAGCGTGAGGACATTTTAGCCGCCCTATCCTATGCCGCACGCCAGACGCATATCAAACGCTTGGAGCCTCTTGCGGCATGA
- a CDS encoding type II toxin-antitoxin system VapC family toxin gives MKAIDTNVLVRFLVNDDPEQAERVRQLFAIAEQQRDAFYVSLIVLLETIWVLESAYQIQRTELIDALADLLLMPVLQFEQREAVQAMLNMAINTNLDLPDALIAQSALLMGCDSVLTFDQKAARHLGFERLEIP, from the coding sequence ATGAAAGCGATTGACACTAACGTACTGGTCCGCTTCTTGGTCAATGATGATCCTGAGCAGGCCGAACGGGTCCGACAGCTCTTTGCGATCGCCGAGCAACAGCGCGATGCCTTTTATGTGTCGCTAATCGTATTGCTGGAGACAATCTGGGTATTGGAATCGGCCTACCAGATCCAGCGTACGGAGCTGATCGACGCGCTTGCTGATTTACTGCTGATGCCTGTCCTTCAATTCGAGCAGAGAGAGGCAGTACAGGCCATGCTGAACATGGCGATAAACACCAACCTCGACCTGCCCGATGCGTTGATCGCCCAGAGCGCGCTCCTCATGGGTTGTGATAGCGTGCTGACCTTCGATCAGAAAGCTGCGCGTCACCTCGGCTTCGAACGGTTAGAAATCCCTTGA
- a CDS encoding DUF3368 domain-containing protein — MIVFSNTTPFIALSSIGQLELLPALFDKVHVAESVASECAEGGRILVPDLWTLSWVVQVADEETSTLPILFELDRGEKQTIELPRKCNADRVIIDERLGRRVAEYLQLKVTGTLGVLAKAKDIGLIPSFSEAAQTMREQGIHYNAGLVARIAQRLGEISP; from the coding sequence GTGATCGTTTTTTCCAACACCACACCTTTCATTGCACTTTCCAGCATTGGCCAGTTAGAACTTTTGCCAGCGTTGTTTGATAAGGTGCATGTTGCCGAGTCTGTTGCCAGTGAATGTGCTGAGGGTGGACGAATCCTCGTTCCGGATCTTTGGACGCTGTCGTGGGTTGTTCAGGTTGCAGATGAAGAAACATCGACATTACCCATTCTGTTCGAACTTGATCGGGGCGAAAAACAAACCATCGAACTCCCCAGAAAATGCAATGCAGACAGAGTAATCATCGACGAGCGCCTGGGTCGCCGCGTGGCTGAATATCTACAATTGAAAGTGACAGGCACCTTGGGTGTACTGGCAAAAGCCAAGGACATTGGACTGATACCCTCATTCAGTGAAGCCGCGCAAACCATGAGGGAACAAGGGATCCATTACAACGCCGGCTTGGTGGCGCGGATTGCACAACGCCTAGGCGAAATATCACCATGA
- a CDS encoding DUF5615 family PIN-like protein, which yields MRFLIDAQLPRRFSNWLADAGHDALHTLELPLKNKTSDAGIIARAKQDGRIVVSKDDDFVQTFLLRGEPHLLLISTGNISNAELEKLIRTNLTAIEAALSENRFVEINRDTLVIHE from the coding sequence ATGAGATTTCTAATCGATGCGCAATTGCCGCGTCGCTTTTCTAACTGGCTTGCAGATGCGGGACATGATGCATTGCACACACTCGAATTGCCACTAAAAAACAAGACATCGGATGCCGGAATCATCGCACGCGCCAAGCAGGATGGGCGTATTGTTGTGAGCAAAGACGATGATTTTGTGCAGACCTTCCTGCTGCGCGGAGAACCACATCTATTGCTAATTTCTACCGGCAATATATCCAACGCTGAGCTGGAAAAGCTCATCCGCACCAACCTGACTGCAATCGAAGCGGCGCTCAGCGAGAATCGGTTTGTCGAAATTAACCGAGATACTTTGGTTATTCACGAATGA
- a CDS encoding methyltransferase, TIGR04325 family, protein MTLRVIAMNRRTLLRRWIPQGIRDLLNFIGGYAIYYRGDYRDWVTARRACDGYDESRLLTRLASAAHKVATGKVVWEQDGVTWDHIPIDWPLSANLGYIAHIRQGYLRVLDFGGGFGSSFHQCRAFFGDAITLDWGIVEQPAMVEIARDGIESGALRFFLDIESAIERLRPDVALLSGVLQYLESPWEVLEQIIKSGIPFLIIDRHPCSLTHELITVQVVPPSLYAASYPSWLFNCPHMLKRLSEHYELLASWDGKDPNIRGWGKGAEFKGFFFRRREGT, encoded by the coding sequence GTGACTCTACGTGTTATTGCAATGAATCGCCGAACATTACTACGTCGCTGGATTCCTCAAGGAATAAGAGATCTGCTCAACTTTATTGGTGGATATGCTATTTACTATCGCGGTGACTACCGTGATTGGGTAACTGCGAGACGGGCCTGCGATGGATATGACGAAAGCAGACTACTGACACGCCTCGCGTCGGCCGCACATAAGGTTGCAACAGGCAAAGTGGTTTGGGAACAGGATGGCGTTACCTGGGATCACATCCCAATTGACTGGCCCCTTTCTGCCAACTTGGGGTACATAGCCCACATCAGGCAGGGATATCTGAGAGTGCTTGATTTTGGTGGTGGATTCGGCAGTAGTTTTCATCAGTGTCGGGCTTTTTTTGGGGACGCCATCACTCTCGACTGGGGCATCGTTGAGCAGCCCGCAATGGTCGAGATCGCTAGGGACGGAATTGAAAGTGGCGCCTTGCGCTTTTTTCTCGACATAGAAAGCGCGATTGAAAGATTGCGCCCTGATGTCGCCCTTCTCTCTGGCGTTCTTCAATACCTTGAAAGTCCTTGGGAGGTATTGGAACAAATCATCAAGTCTGGCATCCCCTTTTTGATCATCGACCGCCATCCCTGCTCGCTGACCCACGAATTGATCACCGTCCAGGTGGTGCCACCCTCCCTCTACGCAGCGAGTTATCCCTCCTGGCTCTTCAATTGTCCCCACATGCTGAAACGCCTTTCCGAGCATTATGAGCTGTTGGCATCATGGGATGGGAAGGACCCCAATATCCGCGGGTGGGGCAAAGGGGCTGAGTTCAAGGGGTTTTTCTTTCGGCGCCGGGAGGGTACATGA
- a CDS encoding DUF4351 domain-containing protein, whose protein sequence is MDHDQNYKNLILDYPREALAFFAASEAQAIDAGARIIPVREEQLKERLGERFRELDVPLLVEWSDGRRSAILFVLEEETEPKRFSIHRLAHYCLDLAELFDTERLVPVVIFLHPGRYLEQLRLGSENRDYLSFSYLSTALFATPARQYLDSPNIVARLTLPCMDYAPEDKLAIYAAATRGLMELEPDPERQLKYADFIDIYTAMDDNELERYQREYAEENNAMTALSVRFTEKGIQQGIRLGRQEGRQEGRQKGRQEGRLEGRLEGRQEGRQEGRQEGKAELLLSLISRKFGPQAAQAHEAQVRQADLDSLEHWADLILTAESIDELFGER, encoded by the coding sequence ATGGACCACGACCAGAACTACAAAAACCTCATCCTTGACTACCCTCGCGAAGCGCTCGCCTTTTTCGCCGCCTCTGAGGCGCAGGCTATTGACGCGGGCGCAAGAATCATCCCAGTGCGCGAAGAACAACTGAAAGAACGCCTCGGCGAGCGCTTTCGGGAACTGGATGTCCCCCTGCTGGTGGAATGGAGCGATGGCCGGCGCAGTGCCATCCTCTTCGTACTGGAAGAAGAAACCGAGCCCAAGCGCTTCTCCATCCACCGCCTGGCCCACTACTGCCTCGACCTGGCCGAACTCTTCGACACCGAGCGCCTGGTGCCCGTGGTCATCTTCCTGCACCCCGGCCGCTATCTCGAACAGCTCCGGCTCGGCAGCGAAAACCGCGACTACCTCAGCTTCAGCTACCTCAGCACCGCCCTGTTCGCCACCCCAGCGCGCCAGTATCTCGACAGCCCCAACATCGTCGCCCGGCTCACGCTGCCCTGTATGGACTATGCGCCCGAAGACAAGCTAGCCATCTACGCTGCCGCCACCCGTGGCCTGATGGAACTGGAACCCGACCCCGAAAGGCAACTCAAATATGCCGACTTTATCGACATCTACACCGCCATGGACGACAATGAACTTGAGCGTTACCAGCGCGAGTATGCAGAGGAGAACAACGCCATGACCGCATTATCGGTACGATTCACTGAAAAAGGCATCCAACAAGGCATCCGGTTAGGCCGGCAAGAAGGCCGGCAAGAAGGCCGGCAGAAAGGTCGGCAGGAAGGTCGGCTAGAAGGTCGGCTAGAAGGTCGACAGGAGGGCCGACAAGAAGGCCGACAAGAAGGCAAAGCCGAGTTGCTACTGAGTCTAATCAGTCGCAAATTCGGCCCCCAGGCGGCACAGGCACATGAAGCACAAGTCAGGCAGGCCGATCTGGACAGCTTGGAGCACTGGGCCGATCTCATCCTGACCGCCGAATCGATTGACGAATTGTTTGGAGAGAGATAG
- a CDS encoding flippase: protein MYFMFAEQLLRIVAGLLVGIWLARYLGPAQFGILNYVLAFVSILGVISGLGLEGISVRDLVRQTTGRYAYLGTLFWLKLLGCLLAILCIYLATQATNNDATTTAYILIIAFGLLFQSFEVIDFNFQSMDLAKITSICKIVQLISSSILKIYYLNTGGTLENFVVISLVDQVSLALSLLVAYRLQGLPNFLGHFDIALAAKLLKQGAIVVSLSFLHLLYIRIDQIMLNEMIGGEAVGLYVAATKLSEVWSVIPLVIINALYPSIVQAKLSEEAVYLARLQSLFSIVVWLAIPISITMFIAASPLIVFLYGHSYVSAGPVLAIHSMTSVFVFISLVAGKWYLTEGQFALAFFRTLSGAITNVTLNLVLIPVYGIVGAAIASLAAHVANGLVFDLMTAKTRFLFYMKLKSLDPRHLKKIFD from the coding sequence ATGTATTTTATGTTTGCCGAGCAATTACTGCGAATCGTTGCTGGCTTGTTGGTTGGCATCTGGCTGGCACGGTACTTAGGTCCTGCGCAATTTGGAATCCTCAATTATGTGCTAGCATTTGTCAGCATTCTAGGTGTGATATCGGGTCTTGGGTTAGAGGGTATCTCAGTGAGAGACCTAGTCAGACAGACGACTGGACGTTACGCTTATCTAGGCACCTTGTTCTGGCTAAAACTATTAGGCTGTCTGCTGGCTATACTTTGCATTTATTTGGCTACGCAAGCCACTAATAATGACGCGACAACTACAGCCTATATCCTTATTATTGCTTTTGGCCTATTATTCCAATCATTTGAAGTAATTGATTTTAACTTCCAGTCTATGGATTTAGCGAAGATCACATCCATTTGCAAAATAGTGCAATTAATATCATCTTCTATTTTGAAAATTTACTACCTCAATACTGGAGGCACCTTAGAAAATTTTGTTGTCATTAGTCTAGTTGATCAAGTCAGCCTAGCGCTTTCCTTATTAGTGGCTTATAGGCTGCAAGGTTTGCCTAATTTCCTTGGCCACTTCGACATTGCTCTTGCCGCTAAACTGCTTAAACAGGGAGCTATCGTCGTATCGCTTTCCTTTCTTCATCTACTATACATTCGAATCGACCAAATTATGCTAAATGAGATGATAGGTGGAGAAGCGGTAGGATTATACGTCGCTGCAACTAAGCTGAGCGAAGTTTGGTCTGTGATACCGCTAGTAATTATAAATGCCCTTTACCCATCTATAGTCCAAGCCAAACTGTCAGAAGAGGCAGTTTACTTGGCTCGCCTGCAAAGTTTGTTTTCCATTGTGGTTTGGCTGGCAATACCTATTAGCATTACTATGTTTATAGCTGCATCACCCTTGATCGTTTTTCTGTATGGACATTCATATGTCTCTGCGGGGCCAGTGCTCGCTATTCATAGCATGACAAGTGTATTCGTTTTCATAAGCTTAGTGGCAGGTAAGTGGTATCTGACGGAAGGGCAGTTTGCCTTAGCGTTTTTTCGCACTTTGTCAGGAGCCATAACAAATGTTACTCTAAATCTTGTTCTCATCCCAGTATACGGGATCGTTGGTGCAGCAATTGCCTCATTAGCCGCTCATGTAGCAAACGGGCTGGTATTTGATTTGATGACGGCAAAAACCCGATTTCTGTTTTATATGAAGCTTAAATCACTCGATCCGCGCCATTTAAAAAAAATATTTGACTAG
- a CDS encoding DUF86 domain-containing protein, translating into MTRDQQRIADYLGHILEAIERIDQYTAEMDEMGFLNSPLVQDAVIRNVEIIGEASNNIEKRYPEFALKHPELPLSFAYQMRNAVAHGYFKVDFEIVWKTINRDLPGLYRQVRSIVENSAK; encoded by the coding sequence ATGACGCGCGATCAGCAACGCATTGCAGATTATCTCGGCCATATCCTCGAAGCCATCGAGCGAATTGATCAGTACACCGCGGAAATGGATGAAATGGGTTTCCTGAACAGCCCATTGGTGCAGGATGCCGTGATTCGCAATGTGGAAATCATAGGTGAGGCCAGCAATAACATCGAAAAGCGATATCCCGAATTTGCTCTGAAGCACCCGGAATTGCCACTCTCGTTCGCCTATCAGATGCGCAACGCCGTAGCACACGGCTATTTTAAGGTCGATTTCGAGATCGTTTGGAAGACAATCAACCGTGATCTGCCAGGGTTGTATCGCCAAGTACGGTCAATTGTTGAAAATTCGGCTAAGTAA
- a CDS encoding class I SAM-dependent methyltransferase has translation MSDWINQVMFAAPVWALPINPAFLPRRALWRAMAEAAPQVHGRLLDVGCGSQPYRVLFSGVSEYIGLELDNPDNRATKQADLYYDGCTFPVTDETVDTVLCNQVLEHVFNPEQFLSEIHRVLSPSGTLLLTVPFLWPEHEQPYDCLRYTSFGLKSRLEQAGFEIARQSKLTRGGGALCALAADRLNTRLRLLPLPLRLAVRALVIAPISLVGWLLDAASTADTELYLDNFVICRKMVSASDPIGGHLS, from the coding sequence ATGAGCGACTGGATCAACCAGGTGATGTTCGCCGCCCCTGTCTGGGCGCTGCCCATCAACCCTGCCTTCCTGCCGCGGCGGGCGCTGTGGCGGGCGATGGCGGAGGCCGCGCCGCAGGTGCACGGGCGATTGCTGGACGTTGGCTGCGGCAGCCAGCCTTATCGAGTGCTCTTTAGTGGCGTGAGCGAGTACATCGGGCTGGAGTTGGACAACCCGGACAACCGGGCCACCAAGCAGGCCGATCTCTATTACGACGGGTGCACCTTTCCGGTTACGGATGAGACTGTCGACACGGTACTCTGCAATCAGGTCTTGGAGCATGTCTTCAATCCTGAGCAATTCCTTTCTGAAATTCATCGTGTTCTGTCACCTAGTGGTACTTTGCTGCTTACGGTACCCTTCCTCTGGCCCGAACACGAACAGCCATACGATTGTCTGCGCTATACCTCGTTCGGTCTGAAGAGTCGGCTGGAGCAGGCGGGTTTCGAGATTGCGCGACAATCGAAACTGACTCGAGGAGGCGGGGCCCTTTGTGCTTTGGCAGCGGACCGCCTAAATACCAGGCTGCGTTTGCTACCACTGCCGCTGCGGCTCGCCGTTCGTGCCTTGGTCATCGCACCTATATCCCTCGTAGGCTGGCTGTTGGATGCAGCATCTACCGCCGACACCGAACTCTATCTCGATAACTTTGTGATCTGTCGCAAGATGGTTTCTGCGTCGGACCCCATAGGAGGCCACTTGTCATGA